Proteins found in one Mangifera indica cultivar Alphonso chromosome 15, CATAS_Mindica_2.1, whole genome shotgun sequence genomic segment:
- the LOC123197375 gene encoding scarecrow-like protein 3 yields the protein MDSSSRPEVTLSLTLSPCPTPQESTIKPEERGIRLIQLLLTCAKHASSGNLHRADECLRQISSLSSLTGDSMQRLAARFASALAIRLVKRWPGLYKALNHHPAQPKQEPDRARTLFSKAFPYLGFSYAIIARTLYQLMTTERLIHVIDLGSCDSKFWVPLIRSCSTFPDGPPHLKVTCVNSNKQALDKLGPKLVKEAEALDMPFQFHPINVNLRDLTIDMLKVRSGEALALISILNLHVLLAEDDRVDAHFGAKKNDSVKDSKQMGQFLAMVKSMSPKLFFLVEQEADHNLNRLVDRFVEGLHYYSAIFDSIDVTYGSIACEERLIIEEMFGRDIEDMVANEGLEREERHERYGKWMVRFGRSGFKPVHLWCIPMEDAEQMVKSYGRDGYKIVNERASFMICWYDRPLYAISAWTC from the coding sequence ATGGATTCATCATCCAGGCCTGAGGTGACATTGTCTTTAACATTGTCACCCTGCCCAACTCCACAGGAGAGTACAATAAAACCTGAAGAAAGAGGCATACGCCTCATCCAACTCCTCCTAACATGTGCCAAACATGCGTCCTCTGGCAACCTTCACCGTGCAGATGAGTGTCTTCGCCAGATTTCTTCACTCTCCTCGTTGACTGGTGACTCCATGCAACGTCTTGCAGCCCGTTTCGCTTCAGCCCTTGCCATCCGCCTTGTCAAGCGTTGGCCCGGCCTATATAAGGCCTTAAATCATCACCCTGCACAGCCGAAACAAGAACCCGACCGGGCTCGAACCCTCTTCTCAAAGGCCTTCCCTTACCTTGGCTTCTCCTACGCCATCATCGCTCGAACCTTGTACCAACTCATGACTACAGAGCGGTTGATCCATGTCATAGATTTGGGTTCCTGTGACTCAAAATTTTGGGTGCCTCTCATCAGAAGCTGCTCAACTTTCCCAGATGGGCCTCCCCATTTGAAGGTCACTTGTGTCAATAGCAACAAGCAGGCCTTAGACAAATTAGGCCCCAAGCTTGTAAAAGAGGCAGAGGCATTAGACATGCCCTTTCAATTTCACCCCATCAATGTCAACTTAAGAGATTTAACCATTGACATGCTTAAGGTTAGATCAGGAGAAGCATTAGCTTTGATTTCAATACTAAATCTTCACGTGTTATTAGCAGAAGATGACAGAGTTGATGCCCATTTTGGGGCCAAAAAGAATGACAGTGTGAAGGATTCTAAGCAAATGGGTCAATTTCTAGCAATGGTGAAATCAATGTCACCCAAGTTGTTCTTTTTGGTGGAGCAAGAGGCTGACCATAACTTGAACAGATTAGTTGACAGATTTGTAGAGGGATTGCACTATTACAGTGCCATATTTGACTCAATAGATGTGACATATGGGTCAATTGCCTGTGAGGAAAGGCTGATTATAGAGGAGATGTTTGGTAGAGACATTGAAGATATGGTGGCAAATGAAGGGCTGGAGAGGGAAGAGAGGCATGAGAGATATGGGAAATGGATGGTTAGGTTTGGCAGAAGTGGGTTCAAGCCAGTTCATTTATGGTGCATTCCAATGGAAGATGCAGAACAAATGGTGAAGAGCTATGGGAGGGATGGGTATAAGATTGTAAATGAGAGGGCAAGTTTCATGATTTGTTGGTATGATAGACCCCTTTATGCAATTTCAGCATGGACTTGTTAg